aaatgGACAATGACCTTAAACACACGTCacaaatggtaaaggaatggctaaaattaaggttttagaatggacttcaatgtgtggacaatgctgaagaaagaagttcatgtcagaaaaccaacaaatttagctgaaccgcaccaatttgTCAAGAAGAGTTGTCAAAAACTAAATTAGaatttgccagaagcttgtggatggctaccaaaagcgccttattgcagtgaaacttgccaaaggacatgtaagcaaatattaacattgttgtatgtttacttttgactcatcacatttgctcacatttttagtagacccataataaatgaataaaagaaccaaacttcatgtgaccaacaagtatgtgctccaatcattccatcacaaaaaaataagagttgtaaaaatgattggaaactcaagactgcCATGACATTAAGTTCTTTACAAGCTTTTGACCACAAGTGTAGATATCTAGTAATAAGTGTTATGTCCAGGTTAACATACAACAAGTGAGAAacagtgacatctagtggacaaagAATAAACTGACCAAGAGTTGAAATTCAGCTTGCAATATAATTTCATATTTTGGGGGGTAATTCTTTTGGAAAAGCCCAAAGTAGACGACatattaataatccatccatccttttatcTACCGCTCATCCCCTTCGGGGTCactgggggcgctggagcctatctcagctacaatcgggcggtaagCGGGGTACAAATAATATTCTCAAAATTGTACTTTGTTTGATTTGAAATggtaaatgtactttaaaaaacgtttttattttgCTAAGAATTTTAATGAGTACAATAAAGGTGACGTGGAAATGATTGCAAGTGTTGTAAATATTGGGACAATTTGCTGATTAATGAAGCATTAATTATACGTCGTTTATATATTTGTGGTAATGTGAGGACCCCTACTGGCCATACATgggcacaaatacaaaaatacatcTAAAGTAGTTTTTAGGGTGAATATCAACAAATTCTAGATTTGTtaagaaaatattaaaaatgagATGAATGATGAGTTGCGAGAAAACACGTTTTTGTTCAAGTCAAGTCTTGGTCAGTTCTTTTTCTGTCCACTAGAGTTCACTGTTTCCCACTTATCCTCTTATTGGCCAACTGTAAATAAATACCACTTGAGTATTTCTAAAGCTTAGTAGAATAGTATTCATCTTGACTGACTTTAGTTCAAGCACAATAACGAACATATTTTTGAATTAATATCTCCTTGATAGTGTAATTCATCTTTGAGACTGGATCGCATTATATTACAATCAATAATGCAGACCTTTCAACAGACCTCTAGATGGCGTTATAACATTAACGTTTGTGTTGACAGCTAAAAACATTCGGATTTATTTTTGCTGGTTAGTCATACTTATAGTTACATTATTTTCAAGGGGTTGTTACTTGGGAAAAGATGTATTTTCCTTTCCATTgtgcaatgtttatttttatattaactTTTTTACTTCTATACATGTTATCATAGTGTCCTTGTGAATGTAATTTTTCGGTGTCATTGGCTATTATTTATATGATTTTATTATATGACTGACTATTCAGCTGTAACTAACATCAACATGTAAATATGGGAGTAAAACAACATTAGCAGTAAGGACTACAAACATATTCTTAACATCAAGAAAAACATGGAGCGTTCCTATAAATGTGGTCTAGATAAAACGTCATATGGGTGTTTGTTGTGTGTCTCTAACATAAGTggcgttttttgtgtgtgtaaaataaacaaataaataaaaggtattactgatagaaagaagaaaaaaacatccaCCAGTTTCTTGTCATCATAAAGAGAAACATGTATGTCTCCTATTAGAAGGTTAATAAAGAGTTGTAATGTTTTGGGGggataaaaattacatttttatatgatataatatatattgtaatgtaatatatataatatatatattataatataatataatagaataaggggtagaaaattgatggatggataatatataatatatatacatataattatacatattatatatatatatatataatatgtgtctatatatatatatatatatatatatatatatatatatatatatatatatatatatatatatatatatatagagacacattatatacctatatatgtatatacagtataatacatataatacaataactatatttgaaaataatacaataaaaaaatgtaattcgtatgatatatatatattattatatatgagtgtatatatatatacacagtataatacataaaataataatataataataattatatttgaaaataatacaataaaaaatgtaatcagtacaatatgataaaatatataatatattataaattactatatattatatatatgtgtataaatacgtgtgtgtgtgtgtgtgtgtgtgtgtgtgtgtgtgtgtgtgtgtgtgtgtgtgtgtgtgtgtgtgtgtgtgtgtctgtgtctgtgtgatatactgtatgtatatatatatatatatatatatatatacatacacattataatacatataataataatataataataaatatatttgaaaataatacaataaaaaatacaaatcagtATTTGTTGTGGCGATAATAGTATAAAAtaattttgccataaaaaatgaaaataacatttaaGAGTTCAAATCATTTTGTCATtaaagtgaataaataaatatattattagttCTTAGTATATAATATTAGAGGAAAATGACAACTATACCAATCCCTTGTCAATGTGATGAAGAAACATGTAAACTTCCTAATAAAAAGGCGTAGTACATCTTTCAACTCGTTAGTTTTAGTTATAAAGTAAATAAATATGATATAAGTTGTATCATTTGgcattattattactaatattcaAAATTTAAATACGTTCCTTGTTTTTCCATCCCAATGACTCATACAATCTTCAAATATCCAACCAAATTATACAAATTAAACCATGaattaaacattattataggggaaattatgcaaatatattttattacattatatatttcttcattttagtttaCATGGTGGAGCTGTCCAGGCTTGTGTGGTGCTGAAATATTCTCCAATCCTctcctttttttttccaatagtGTTTTTAACATATTTGTTGTCTTTTACATGTTATTAAAGAAAAAGTCCTcgcctctgttttttttttttgtttttttgttttttggggacGTGCAGTGTGCCTCGGGGAGGGGTCGGTGTTGAATTTGCATAAAAAATGAAGCAGGGCCGCGCGTCACCGCCTTTGCTCAAGACGGGGAGGGAGGGGGTGTGCGGGGAGCACCCGCGGGAGTCAACAATCTGCAGAAGAGTGTGTCTGCACAGTAAAAAGCAGCCCCGCTCGATGTGGCATCATGACTTAGCTCGCAGGCGTTGCAGGTGACTGGAGCGTCCTGGAGGCTGGAGGAGGGTCCGGTGCTGCGGCTTTGGAGCTCCGAGCGAGGTGACCCCGGGACCTGGGACGATGAAGCAGAGGCACGGGAAGAGTCACAGCAGCGGGCAGATGTGTGAGAGAAAAGTAAGTCTGGACAGATTCCTTTTTTAAGCCTCGCTTGAGCCATAAAAGAAGATCACTCACAATGGAGGAGAGCGCCCCACAAGCCCCCAATCTGGCGCAGGCGGCCGCCTCCAAGCTGTCGCAAATGGGGGAAAGAACTAAACAACTGGGAACGGCCATGCAAGACCCCGTCCGGCAGAATCGCCTCATCCTGGTGATCGTGTGCGTGGTGCTCCTCCTGGACAACATGCTGTACATGGTGATCGTGCCCATCATCCCGGACTACCTGGAAGGGCTGCAGAAGGCGGCGGACCGCGCTCAGGTGCCCCTGCAGGGGAACTTCTCCAACGCCACCGGGCACCGTGCGGCCAAGGGCAACTTTGACATGCAGATCGGGATCCTGTTCGCCTCCAAAGCCATCGTGCAGCTGCTGGTCAACCCCCTGAGCGGCACCTTCATCGACCGGGTGGGCTACGACATCCCGCTGGTCATCGGCCTCAGCATCATGTTCCTCTCCACCCTGGTCTTCGCCTTCGCCGAGAACTACAGCACCTTGTTCGTGGCTCGCAGCATGCAGGGCATCGGCTCGGCCTTCGCCGACACCTCCGGCATCGCCCTGATCGCCGACCGCTACACGGAGGAGACGGAGCGGAGCAAGGCGCTGGGCATAGCCCTGGCTTTTATTTCCTTCGGGAGCCTGGCGGCGCCCCCCTTCGGCGGGGTCCTCTACGAGTTCGCAGGGAAGCCGGTGCCCTTCCTGATCCTGGCCACCGTGTGCCTCGTCGACGGCGTCCTGTGCCTCCTGGTGCTCAAGCCTTTCTCCAACCGGGAGAGGGCGAACATGCCGGTGGGCACCCCCATGTACAAGCTCATGCTGGACCCCTACATCGCGGTGGTGGCCGGGGCGCTGACAATCTGCAACATCCCCTTAGCCTTCCTGGAGCCCACCATCGCCAACTGGATGGAGGACACCATGAGAGCCAGCCAGTGGGAGATCGGCATGACGTGGTTCCCCGCCTTCTTCCCCCA
This sequence is a window from Nerophis ophidion isolate RoL-2023_Sa linkage group LG09, RoL_Noph_v1.0, whole genome shotgun sequence. Protein-coding genes within it:
- the LOC133558745 gene encoding probable vesicular acetylcholine transporter-A is translated as MEESAPQAPNLAQAAASKLSQMGERTKQLGTAMQDPVRQNRLILVIVCVVLLLDNMLYMVIVPIIPDYLEGLQKAADRAQVPLQGNFSNATGHRAAKGNFDMQIGILFASKAIVQLLVNPLSGTFIDRVGYDIPLVIGLSIMFLSTLVFAFAENYSTLFVARSMQGIGSAFADTSGIALIADRYTEETERSKALGIALAFISFGSLAAPPFGGVLYEFAGKPVPFLILATVCLVDGVLCLLVLKPFSNRERANMPVGTPMYKLMLDPYIAVVAGALTICNIPLAFLEPTIANWMEDTMRASQWEIGMTWFPAFFPHILGVFLTVKLAAKYPHLQWFYGAIGMVFIGASSCTVPACKNFGELMIPLCGICFGIAFVDTALLPTLGFLVDVRHVSVYGSVYAIADISYCVAYAMGPVVAGKIVHDLGFEQLNLGMGLANVLYAPALLLLRNVAQMRPSYSERNMLLEDGTSGLYDSIKMEQKEKKRKGLCTTIDENGIETFVRRSCSEEESSGGEYA